The sequence below is a genomic window from Oscillospiraceae bacterium.
ACAAGCGGGATGTCCCCAAAGACCTCCCGGACGCGGTTGGCGTAGACGATGGTGGCCCGGTCGGGGCGCAGACCGGGCAGGTTGCCCGGGGAGTAGGCGTCGTCGTGCCGCCGCTTTTTGGCCACCGTGTAGTGGGCCACCATGGAGTCGATGTTGCCGCCGGAGACCAGCACGCCCAGCCGGGGGCGGCCCAGCGCCGTAAAGGCGGAGGGCTTGCGCCAGTCCGGCTGGGCCAGGACCGCCACCCGGTAGCCCTCGGCCTCCAGCACGCGGGAGATGATGGCGGGGCCGAAGGTGGGGTGGTCCACGTAGGCGTCCCCGGTGATGACCAGGAAATCATACCCGTCCCAGCCGCGCGCCTTCATATCCGCCTTTGAAACGGGTAGAAATGGATTCATAAACAGCCTCTATCTTCTTTTCTCAATTTCTTCCGGGTCGTACCCGATGTATTTTTCCAGCAGGTCCAGGGGCACGCGGGCCCCCTCGGCCTGGCCGATCTTGCGGAAGCCGTAGCGCCGGTAAAAGCGCTGGGCCACCTCGTTGTCCGGCGCGCAGCGCAGGCGCAGGTACTGCCGCCCCAGCGAGCGGTAGGTGGACACCGCCTGGCCCAGCAGCTGCACCCCCAAGCCCTGGCGGCGGCTGTCGGGCAGCATGTAGACGAAGGGGATGTACCCCACGCCGGCCTCCGCGTCCCGCTCCAGGTCCAGCTGGAGCACCCCGGCGATCTTCTCCCCCCGCAGGGCGCACACCACCGCCCTGTGGTCGCAGGCCCAGCAGCGGCGGGCGTCGTCCAGGAAGCCCGCGCCGTCGAAGTGGCGCAGGGAGCCGTGGATGTCCTGCCAGGCGTCCTTCCGGGCGTCGAAGTAGACCCCGCTCTCCCCCTCCATGTCCAGGGGGCGGAACCAGAGGTTCACGTCGTACTTCTTGGGGTCGGACTTCCACCAGTGCTGGTGGGCCAGGGTGGAGATCTCCTCCGGCAGGTGGGAGTTGTCGTTTTCAAAGACGATGTTGTGGCGCTCGTAGCCCACCTCCACGCAGGTCACGCCGGTGTTGTCGCACTGGCCCAGGCCCTTCATGTCCTCGGGGGCCATGTCCCGCAAAGCGCCCTGGAGGCAGCGGATGGCCGAGCCATGGGAAAAGACCGCCACGGTCTGCCCGGGATGGGCGTGGGCGATCTGATAGACGGTGTGGCGCATACGCTCCATCACCTCCGCGAAGGACTCCCCGCCGGGGGCGCGCCAGTCGGAGGAGCTGCGGTAGAACAGGGCCAGCCGCGCCCCGTCCGCGCGCTCCATCTCCCCCCAGGTGCGGTCCTCCCAGTCCCCGAAGCCGATCTCCCGCAAACCCCGGCGCTCCACCGGCTCCATGCCCCGGGGGGCGCAGACAGACCCCGCGGTGGTGCGGGTGCGGAACAGGTCGCTGGTGTAGACCGCGTCGATGCGCTCGCCCGCAAAGCGCTGGCGCAGGGCGGCGATCTGGCGGTAGCCGTTTTCGGTGATCAGGCTGTCGTACCAGCCGTGGGCGCGGCGGTAGATGTTGCCCTCCGCCTCGGCATGTCGGACGATGTAAATCCGGGTCATAATGGTCTCCCCTTTTTGTAAAAGCCCGCGCGCGGGCTATGAGTCAGGCCTCGATTTGATAGGGCGAGAGGGCCTCCATGGCCGCGCCGGCGAAATCCTCCGCCGCGCCCCAGTCGAAGCGGAACAGCCCCTCTCCCCCGCCGCCCCCGATGCAGTGGACCCTGGTCTTTCCCGCCAGGTTGTCCATGGTCACGGTGAGGGTGAGGCGGTTGCCCGCCCGGTAGTAGTGCTTTTCGTAGACCGCCACCACGCATAAAAGCCCGTCCGGGCCCTGGGCCGCGTAGTGGTCAATCAGCTCCCCGGTAATGCTCCCCTCCACGACGGCCTCGTGGACCAGCTTGGCGCAGTCCTCGATGGACAGGGAGACAAACAGGGTGTTTTCGTCGTCCATTGCCATGCACTCCTCTCTAAACAGCCCTTAACCGGCCCCTACCAGGGCCGCACCGCCCCGGTGAGCTGGGAGACGCGCGCAAGCCCCTGCTCCCGGGCGATTTTCTCCAGCCCGTCCCGCACCCGGATGGGCGCGAAGGGGTCGGTGAAGCAGGCGGTGCCCACGGCCACGGCGGAGGCGCCCGCCAGCATGAGCTGGGCCGCGTCCTCGGCCTTGGCCACGCCGCCCATGCCCAGAATGGGCAGCTTCACGGCGTTGGCCACCTCCCACACCATGCGCACCGCCACGGGCAGCACGGCGGGGCCGGACAGGCCGCCGGTGTTCATCTTCAAAATGGGCCTGCGGGTCGCCACGTCGATGCGCATCCCCCGCAGGGTGTTGATCAGCGACAGGGCGTCCGCCCCCGCGCCGGCCACGGCGCGGGCGATCTCGGTCACGTCGGTGACGTTGGGGGAGAGCTTCACCATCACGGGCACCGTGGAGTGGCGCCTGGAGATCTCCGTCACCTCGGCGGCCAGCTCCGGCCGGGTGCCGTAGGCCAGCCCGCCCGCCTTCACGTTGGGGCAGGAGATGTTGACCTCGATCATGTCCACCCCGGCCTCGGAGAGCTTTTCGCACATCTCGCCGTACTCCTCCGGGGTATTGCCGGAGATATTGGCCACCACGCGGGCGCCGCTGCGCTTGAGCGCGGGCAGCTCATCGGTGATGAAGTCGTCCACGCCGGGGTTTTGCAGGCCCACCGAGTTGAGAATGCCCATGGGGGTCTCCGCGATGCGGGGGGAGGGGTTGCCCTCCCGGCGCAGGGGGGTCAGGCCCTTGGCGCAGATGCCACCCAGCTCGCCGAGGTCGTAGAACTCCCCGTACTCCCTGCCGAAGCCGAAGGTGCCGGAGGCCACCAGCACCGGGTTTTTGAACGACACCCCGGCCAGCTCCACCGACATATCCACTTTATTCATCCCAGTCCACCTCCGCCGCGTCAAAGACGGGGCCGTCCTTGCAGGCGTGGAGCATCCTGCCGTCGGCCATCCTTACCGCGCACACCAGGCAGGCCCCCACGCCGCAGCCCATCCGCTCCTCCATGGACACCCGGCAGGGGGTATTGTGCTCCGCCGCCGCCTTGGCCACCGCGCGCAGCATAGGCTTGGGCCCGCAGGCCAGCACGGCGGTGAACTCCTCCTCCGCCAGCTTGCGGCGCACCGCCGCGTCCACGTAGCAGTGCTCCCCCAGGCTGCCGTCGTCGGTGCAGATCACCGTCTCATGGCAGCGGGCGGAGATCTCGTCCAGCAGCAGCGCGTGGTCCGCCGAGCGGAAGCCCAGCACCGCCGTGGCGCCACCCCGCGCCGCCCTGGCGCAGGAGAGCATGGGGGGCACGCCGATACCGCCCCCCACCAGCAGCACCTTCTCCCGCGGCTCCACCCGGAAGCCCACGCCCAGCGGGCCCAGCACATCCAGGGTGTCCCCCCGCCGCCGCTTGGCCAGCCATCCGGTGCCCTCGCCCCGGATCTCAAAGACCAGGCGCAGGCGGTTCCCCTCCCAGTCGCAGATCGAGATGGGGCGGCGCAGCATGTGGCCGGTGCCGCATTTTATGTGGACGAAGCGGCCGCAGGTCATCCCCTGAAAGGGGTGGGGGGCGGCCAGGGTGATGGAATAGGCGTGGGGGTTGAGGTCCACAATGTCCACAACCTCGCAGTCAAGCTGCTGCGTCATTGGCGCTCCCCCCTCTTACCGGATGCCGACGAAGCGGCAGATGTTGTCCCGCATGGCGGCGGCGGCGTCCCGGGCGGCCTGCTGGTAGTCCGTCCCGTCCCCGCCGGTCTTTTTCCAGGCGCACATGATGCTGCGGGAGGCGTTGACGATTGCCCCGCGGCCGTCCTTGCCGAAGGCGTACTGCACGTCCTCGGCGGTGCCGCCCTGGGCGCCGTACCCGGGCACCAGGAAGAAGGTGTGGGGCAGGCGGGCGCGGAGATCCCGCAGCTCCTCCGGGTAGGTGGCCCCGGTCACCGCGCCGCAGGGGGTGAAGCCGTATTTGCCCACCGCGCCGCCGCCCAGCCGCTCCACCAGATCGCCCATGACCTGGTAGACCATGCCGCCCTGGGCGGGCACGTTCTGCAGCTCGCCGGAGCCGGGGTTGGAGGTCTTGACCAGCACAAAGACGCACTTGCCCCGCGCCTCGCAGTCGACCAAAAACGGCTTGACGCTGTCCGAGCCCATGTAGCCGTTGAGGGTGACGCAGTCGGCGTTGAAGGCGGACTGGTTCTGCCCCCCCACCTGCGTGGCGCCCAGCCAGGCGTCGCTGTAGGCCTCGGCGGTGGAGCCGATGTCCCCGCGCTTGATGTCCGCAATGACGAAGAGGCCCTTCTCGTGGGCGTAGCGGATGGTGCGCTCCAGCACCTCCAGCCCGCGCCAGCCCAGGCGCTCATAGTAGGCCGCCTGGGGCTTGACCGCAGGCACCACATCGCACAGCGCGTCGATAAGACCCTTGTTGAACTCCCAGACCGCGGCCGCCGCGCCCATCAGGCTCTCCCCGAACATGGAATAGCTCTTTTCCAGGATGTGGGGAGGAATCTGCTCCGGCTTGGGGTCCAGGCCGGCCACCGTGGGGTTTTTCAGCGCGATGATTTTCTCCTGTAAGGCGTCGAAAGACATGTATTTATTTCTCCTTATAGATGATTTCACCGTTTACCACGGTGTACTTCACTTTCCCTTTGAGCTTCCGGCCCGCGAAGGGGGTATTGCGGCCCTTGGAGGCGAACCGGTCCGGGTGGACCGTCCACTCCTCCTCCGGGTCGAAGACCACCATGTCCCCGTCCGATCCGATGGCGAGGCGGCCCTTGGGGATGCGCAGGATGCAGGCGGGGTTGATGGTCAGTTTGCGCAGGATGTCGGAAAGGCCCATCTCCCCCGTGTGGTAGAGCGCCGTGAGGGCCACCGCCAGGGCGGTCTCCAGCCCCACCATGCCGCTGGGGGCCTCGGCCAGGGGTTTCGCCTTCTCGTCGGCGGTGTGGGGGGCGTGGTCGGTGGCGATGGCGTCGATGGTGCCGTCCTTGAGCCCCTCGATGATGCCCTCCATGTCGGACTTGGTGCGCAGAGGGGGATTCACCCGCGCCATGGTGCCGTGGGTGAGGATCTCGTCCTCGGTCAGGGAAAAATACTGGGGGCAGGTCTCGCAGGTGATGCGCACCCCCTTCTTCTTGTAGCGCCGCACCAGGGCCACCGACTTGGCGGTGGAGATATGGCAGATGTGCACCGCCGCGCCGGTCTCCTCGGCCAGCATGGCGTCCCGGGCCACCATGATCTCCTCCGCGATGGCGGGCCGCCCGGTCAGGCGGAGCTGGCGGGAGACCCGCCCCTCGTTCACCGCATAGTTTTTCACCATGTCCGCGTCCTCGCAGTGGGAGAGGATGGTCAGCTCCTGCCGGTGGGCCAAAATCAGGCCGTCGCGCATGATGTTTGCGTTCTGGATGGGCACGCCGTCGTCCGACAGGGCCACCGCCCCAGCTCCCTTGAGGGCCTCGAAGTCGGTCAGCCGCGCGCCCCGCTCCCCCTCCGTCACCGCGCCGATGGGCCAGATATGTACCCCGCAGGCCGCGCCGGCCTTTTCCCGGATGTAGTCCAGCACCTCGGGGCAGTCCGCCGCGGGGCTGGTGTTGGGCATGCAGGCGATGGAGGTAAACCCGCCCCGCGCCGCCGCCATGGCCCCGGTCTCGATGGTCTCCTTGTGCTCGAAGCCGGGCTCCCGCAGGTGGACATGCATGTCCACAAGGCCCGCGCACACCGTCAGGCCCCGGGCCTCGATGACCTGGGCGTCCGGCTCGTTGATGTTGCTGCCGATGACGGCCACCCGGCCGTTCTCAATCAAAATGTCCATAACGCCGCCGATGCCCCCCACGGGGTCCACCAGACGGCCCTGGCGTATGAGCAGTTTCACCCTACCACTCCTTTTAGTCTGCGCATGGAAAAAGGGACCAGGTAACACCCCCGCCCCTTTCCTCTTAAACTCATTATTCTGATCGTGTGTACATTATAACGTGAAACGCAGATTTTAGCAACGGATTTTTCCGCGTTTTGGGACACAATAATACCGTACTCGAATGTGGGAGGTATGTGTAAATGGAACAACACCAGTTCCTCAAGGGCGTGGGCATCGGCATGGCCGCCGGGGCCGCCCTGGGCATGGCGATGGCCCCCAAGAAAAAGACCAACCTGAAAAAGGCCGCCGGGCGGGCGATCAAGACCGTGGGCGAGGTCGTGGAGAACATCTCGGACGCCATCGACATGTAAACGGAAAACGGGCGGGCAGCGTGCGCTGCCCGCCCGTTTCTGTCGGGAAACCAGATAAACGAGATTTGGTGCACAAGATGCAATCATCGCAACTTAGGCGGATAAGGCGGCCGATGGAGGACGGGCGATTCGTGAATCGCCCCTACGGGCCTGGAGCGGCGGGCCGATGTGGGCATCGGCCCCTACGGATGCCAAGCGCTGTACGGGGAATGGCAGTACGGGCGGCTTTTCAGGCACTTCTTGAATAGAAACTACTTTCAAGTCTGGGCGGGTCATGTGCCGCGTGGGCGGCAGCCCCATTTACAGAGGGCACAGGCCGAACCGAGCCCTGAGCGCTGCCAAGTCTTGCAGGTTACCTGAACCGCACCGCCGCCGGACCCCGGGTCCAGGGGCCGAAGCCCCTGGTTGTTTCTTCCCGGGGTTCTTTGCAACCAAAGAATCCCGCCGCCGGAGGCCGGGCCTCCAAAAGACGGATTGCCGCGTCGGCCCCGCGGGCCTCCTCGCAATGACAGGGGCCGCCTTATCCGCCTTAGCCGCATCTCTTGTGCAAGCGTCCTTTTTATGTTAACGCGATCTCCTGGCAGTCCCCCCGCAGCAGATCCAGCTCGAAGAGCCGGTCCCGGCAGATCCCGCCCCGGTCCAGCAGCACCTTCACCGTCTCGGCGGCCTGGATGCCCCCCACCACGGCGCAGGTGAAGCTGAGGTTGCCCGTGACCACCTCGTCGCCCCCCTCGCCGGGCAGGGCCGCGCCGTAGAGCAGGTCCAGGGTGCCGTCCCCCGGGTAAAGCACCGACACCCGGCCGTACCACCCGGCCACCGCCCCGTGGACGTAGGGGATGCCCAGGGCCGAGGCGGCGGCGAAAATAACCCGCCGCGCGCGCACGCTGTCCACCGCGTCCACCACGGCGCCGCACCCGGCCAGCAGGGCCGGGGCGTTTTCGGCGGTGAACATGGCCTCCACCGCCGTGACCTTGACCAAGGGGTTCACCCGCCGCACCCGCTCGGCGGCGGCCAGGGCCTTGGGTTGTCCCAGGTTCTCCACGCCGGAGAGGAGCTGGCGGTTTAAGTTGCTCTCCTCGAACACGTCGCCGTCCACCGCCACGATGTGGCCCACGCCCACGCGGGCCAGGCACTCCACCACGTAGCCCCCCAGCCCGCCGCAGCCCGCCACCAGGACGGTGCGCTCCGCCAGCGCCGCCTGCTCCGCCGCCGAAAGGGCGCTGCGGTTGCGCCGGTAGCGCTCCACGCCCTAGCCCCCGCCGCAGATGGGCAGGAAGCCCACCCGCGCGCCGTCGTGGAGGGGCGTGTTGAAATTTTGCAGCAGGGTGACGCTCTTGCGGTCCACCACCACCAGCATTTTTTTCGCGTGCCTGTGGGCCTCGGCCCCGTAGGCGTTTTTGATGTGGCGCAGCACGTCCTTCACCCTGGCGGCCTCCAGCGCCTCGCCGGGCACGCCGGTGAGGCCCGCCAGCTCCCCCCTGTATTCCACGTAGACCATCACGCTATCCCCAATCTGGCCAGCTTTTTGGGCGTGGGCGCGCCGTGTTCGTCCCAGCCCCTGGCCCTGTAGTATTTGGGCAGCATCTCGCCCAGCGGGACCACCGTGTCCGGCTGCCCCGGCTCCTGGGGCTCCTTGGTCAGCCGGTCGGGCAGGCTGTCGTCCGCCGCGGTGAGGCCCTCCCGCAGGTTGAACATCCGCTCCAGGTTGAAGGCGCGCTCCCCCAGGTCGATGAACTGCCCCGTGTACATCCGGATGCCCGTGGCCCGGCGGATCGCCTCGGCGTGGGGCAGCAGGAAGAAGGAATTGAAGCACAGCAGGTTGGTCATGCGCAGCATGAGGCGCACCCCGCCCCCGGCGTGGGTGGCGATCTTCCCCACCAGCCGGGTGAACCAGTGGGCGGGGCCCAGATGGAAGAAGATGGCCGGGACGAAGGTCTGGGCGGAGAAGAGGCAGCACCCCGCCGAGGAGACCGCCTCCAGCGCGTCCTGCATGAAGATGGTCAGCTCCGCCTTGCTCTTGGGGCTCTGCGCGTCGGTGGAGAGCACGCCCACCGACTCCAGCAGGGCCAGGTAGCCCCCGTTCAGGTGGCAGCCGCCCCGGTTGGAGGTGGCGTACCCCAGGCCCATGCCCACCGAGCGCCGGGGCTCGTAGGAGGCCATCTCCAGCCCCTTGGCGTTCATGGCGAACTCCCTGCCGCCGTATTTCTCCGCCAGCCACTTGCTGCCGTTGGCCAGCTCGGAATACTTACCCTCCCGGACGGCCAGCTTGCGGATGGCCTGCTCCAGATTGTCCAGCCTGCCGAACTCCAGCCCGAAGTCGGCCAGCCCCCGCTCCTTCAGCTCCATGGCGAAGGCCAGGGTGGAGGCGCAGGAGATGGTGTCCAGCCCCAGGGTGTCGCACAAATAGTTCAGATCCAGCACCTTACGCAGGTCGTGCCCGTCGATGTTGGGGCCGAAGAAGCCCAGGGTCTCGTACTCCGGGCCCTTGACCTCCTTCCCCGCCACCTTCACCCGCCGCTCGCAGCGGATGGGGCAGGACACGCAGCCGCTGTTGCGGGTGAGCTCGGTCTCGGCCAGGGTCTCGCCAGACACCGCGTCCGCCCCGTCGTCGTGGCCGAATTTGAAGTTGTGGGTGGGCAGGGCGTAGGTGGCGTTGGCCTTGCTCACCAGCCCGGCGCTGCCGTACCGGGGCAGGGCCTCCCCGGTCATGGGGTGCTTGCGGATGAATTTGACCCATTTGCCCAGGAATTTATCGAAGCCCGCCCGGTCGTAGACCTCCGGGCGCCGGGTGCCGTAAGCCAGCAGGGCCTTCACGTTCTTGGAGCCCAGCACCGCGCCGGTGCCGCAGCGCCCCGCCATCCGCTCGCCCGAGGCGGCGGAGGCGTAGCGCACCAGGTGCTCCCCCGCCGGGCCGATGACCAGCTTGGCGTAGTGGGCGTTCAGCCGCTCCTGGGTCTGCTCCATGTCCAGGCCCCACAGCTCCTCCGCCGGACTTATGGTAACCTCACCGTCCACAATCTCCACCAGGCAGGGGCGCGGCGAACGCCCGGTGAGGATAATGCCGTCGTACCCCGCCTTTTTCAGCATGACGCCGAACTGGCCCCCGCAGTTGGAGGAGGCCACGCCCCCGGTCATCACGTTCTTGAAGGAGAGGTTGAACCGGCTGGAGGACGGGGCCCCGGTGCCGTTGAGCGGCCCCGTGTTCAGAATGAGCACGGCCCGGGGGTCCAGCGGATCCAGCCCCGCGGGCATCAGGTCCAGCAGCAGCCTGGCGGCCAGGCATTTACCCCCCACGTACTTTTTGAAGTAGTCCTCCGGGATGGGGTACTCCTCCCTGGTCCCGGCGGTCAGGTCAATCTTTATGTAAACCGGCAGCTTCACGCGCCCGCGCCCCCCTCCGTCATGGAAATCGCCCCCAGGGGGCACTCCGCCTCGCACAGCGCGCAGCCCACGCACTTCTTCGGCTCCGCCAGCTCCGCGAACACGTGGATGTCCCCCCGGTGCTTAGGCAGGGAGATGGCCAGGGCTCCGGCGGTGCAGACCGCCACGCACATGGAACAGGCGCTGCACAGCGTTTCGTCGATAACCGGCTTGCGCCACCGGGGCCGGGGCACCGGGGCGCAGGCCGCCCCCCCGCCGTCCAGCACGGCCCCCTTGGGGCAGGCCCGGCCGCACACCCCGCAGGAGACGCAGCGGCGGGCGTTCACTTCGTGCCTTGCGCCCCGCTCCCCCCGGATGGCGAAGACCGGGCAGAGCCTGGCGCAGGCGGTGCAGCCGATGCAGTCCTCTGTGATGGAATAGGGCATCGTAATCCCCCTCTGTTATTTGATCCGGATTTTTTCAATCACCGCGCGGTAGCGGTCCGGGCTGTAGAGCACAGGCACGGGGTAGACCGGGTTGGCCTCCTTGCCCGCCCAGGCGATCATCTGGGGGATGTCCTCGTCCCGGATGAAGTCGAAGCCCTTGGGGATGCCCATGCGCTCATTCATATCGTAGATGGCCTGGATGAAGGCTCTGGCCCGCTCCGCCTCGCCGCCGTCCGCCTTCACCCCCGCGATAGCGGCCAGCCGGGCCAGCTTGGGGTAGACCGCCTCGCCGTAGTCCTCCAGCACGATGGGCAGGATGACCGCGTTGGCCAGGCCGTGGGCGGTGTTGTACAGCCCGCCCAGGGTATGGGCGATGGCGTGGACGTTGCCCACGCCCGCCCGGGTGAAGGCGAAGCCCGCCTTGAAGG
It includes:
- the pyrD_3 gene encoding dihydroorotate dehydrogenase; translated protein: MNKVDMSVELAGVSFKNPVLVASGTFGFGREYGEFYDLGELGGICAKGLTPLRREGNPSPRIAETPMGILNSVGLQNPGVDDFITDELPALKRSGARVVANISGNTPEEYGEMCEKLSEAGVDMIEVNISCPNVKAGGLAYGTRPELAAEVTEISRRHSTVPVMVKLSPNVTDVTEIARAVAGAGADALSLINTLRGMRIDVATRRPILKMNTGGLSGPAVLPVAVRMVWEVANAVKLPILGMGGVAKAEDAAQLMLAGASAVAVGTACFTDPFAPIRVRDGLEKIAREQGLARVSQLTGAVRPW
- the pyrK gene encoding dihydroorotate dehydrogenase B (NAD(+)), electron transfer subunit, with protein sequence MTQQLDCEVVDIVDLNPHAYSITLAAPHPFQGMTCGRFVHIKCGTGHMLRRPISICDWEGNRLRLVFEIRGEGTGWLAKRRRGDTLDVLGPLGVGFRVEPREKVLLVGGGIGVPPMLSCARAARGGATAVLGFRSADHALLLDEISARCHETVICTDDGSLGEHCYVDAAVRRKLAEEEFTAVLACGPKPMLRAVAKAAAEHNTPCRVSMEERMGCGVGACLVCAVRMADGRMLHACKDGPVFDAAEVDWDE
- the pyrF gene encoding orotidine 5'-phosphate decarboxylase; this encodes MSFDALQEKIIALKNPTVAGLDPKPEQIPPHILEKSYSMFGESLMGAAAAVWEFNKGLIDALCDVVPAVKPQAAYYERLGWRGLEVLERTIRYAHEKGLFVIADIKRGDIGSTAEAYSDAWLGATQVGGQNQSAFNADCVTLNGYMGSDSVKPFLVDCEARGKCVFVLVKTSNPGSGELQNVPAQGGMVYQVMGDLVERLGGGAVGKYGFTPCGAVTGATYPEELRDLRARLPHTFFLVPGYGAQGGTAEDVQYAFGKDGRGAIVNASRSIMCAWKKTGGDGTDYQQAARDAAAAMRDNICRFVGIR
- the pyrC gene encoding dihydroorotase, with product MKLLIRQGRLVDPVGGIGGVMDILIENGRVAVIGSNINEPDAQVIEARGLTVCAGLVDMHVHLREPGFEHKETIETGAMAAARGGFTSIACMPNTSPAADCPEVLDYIREKAGAACGVHIWPIGAVTEGERGARLTDFEALKGAGAVALSDDGVPIQNANIMRDGLILAHRQELTILSHCEDADMVKNYAVNEGRVSRQLRLTGRPAIAEEIMVARDAMLAEETGAAVHICHISTAKSVALVRRYKKKGVRITCETCPQYFSLTEDEILTHGTMARVNPPLRTKSDMEGIIEGLKDGTIDAIATDHAPHTADEKAKPLAEAPSGMVGLETALAVALTALYHTGEMGLSDILRKLTINPACILRIPKGRLAIGSDGDMVVFDPEEEWTVHPDRFASKGRNTPFAGRKLKGKVKYTVVNGEIIYKEK
- the chlN gene encoding molybdopterin biosynthesis protein MoeB — protein: MERYRRNRSALSAAEQAALAERTVLVAGCGGLGGYVVECLARVGVGHIVAVDGDVFEESNLNRQLLSGVENLGQPKALAAAERVRRVNPLVKVTAVEAMFTAENAPALLAGCGAVVDAVDSVRARRVIFAAASALGIPYVHGAVAGWYGRVSVLYPGDGTLDLLYGAALPGEGGDEVVTGNLSFTCAVVGGIQAAETVKVLLDRGGICRDRLFELDLLRGDCQEIALT
- a CDS encoding aldehyde ferredoxin oxidoreductase; protein product: MKLPVYIKIDLTAGTREEYPIPEDYFKKYVGGKCLAARLLLDLMPAGLDPLDPRAVLILNTGPLNGTGAPSSSRFNLSFKNVMTGGVASSNCGGQFGVMLKKAGYDGIILTGRSPRPCLVEIVDGEVTISPAEELWGLDMEQTQERLNAHYAKLVIGPAGEHLVRYASAASGERMAGRCGTGAVLGSKNVKALLAYGTRRPEVYDRAGFDKFLGKWVKFIRKHPMTGEALPRYGSAGLVSKANATYALPTHNFKFGHDDGADAVSGETLAETELTRNSGCVSCPIRCERRVKVAGKEVKGPEYETLGFFGPNIDGHDLRKVLDLNYLCDTLGLDTISCASTLAFAMELKERGLADFGLEFGRLDNLEQAIRKLAVREGKYSELANGSKWLAEKYGGREFAMNAKGLEMASYEPRRSVGMGLGYATSNRGGCHLNGGYLALLESVGVLSTDAQSPKSKAELTIFMQDALEAVSSAGCCLFSAQTFVPAIFFHLGPAHWFTRLVGKIATHAGGGVRLMLRMTNLLCFNSFFLLPHAEAIRRATGIRMYTGQFIDLGERAFNLERMFNLREGLTAADDSLPDRLTKEPQEPGQPDTVVPLGEMLPKYYRARGWDEHGAPTPKKLARLGIA